Proteins encoded together in one Sceloporus undulatus isolate JIND9_A2432 ecotype Alabama chromosome 4, SceUnd_v1.1, whole genome shotgun sequence window:
- the MOS gene encoding proto-oncogene serine/threonine-protein kinase mos, with amino-acid sequence MPSPLPHRRLHHLQFSPSVNARPCSSPLVFSAKGEKFFCEEGLSPRARRLPTRLAWCCIDWDQLCLLHPLGSGGFGSVYKAVYHGATVAVKQVKKCSKNSLASRQSFWAELNVAHLDHQNVVRVVAASTCAPATQDSLGTIIMEYVGSSTLHHAIYGTDCRAEKRKDDGLGCGHVCLSLTQALGYSCDIAAGLVFLHSHLIVHLDLKPANIFITEQNVCKIGDFGCSQKLQDLVSSGPLLSQQGGTYTHRAPELLKGERVTHKADIYSFAITLWQMVTQQEPYLGERQYVLYSVVACNLRPSLTAAVFKGSATGQQLESIIEICWKSDIAERPTADLLLQNLHSLSLTV; translated from the coding sequence ATGCCATCCCCTCTGCCTCATAGACGTCTTCATCATCTGCAGTTTTCTCCATCTGTGAATGCACGGCCCTGCAGTAGTCCCTTGGTGTTTTCTGCCAAAGGTGAAAAGTTCTTTTGTGAAGAAGGTCTTTCTCCCAGAGCTCGCCGACTACCCACTCGTCTAGCCTGGTGTTGTATAGACTGGGATCAGTTGTGTCTACTGCATCCCCTGGGTTCTGGTGGCTTTGGTTCTGTCTACAAGGCTGTTTACCATGGAGCAACAGTGGCAGTGAAACAGGTGAAGAAATGCAGTAAAAACAGTTTAGCATCACGGCAGAGTTTCTGGGCAGAATTAAATGTGGCACATCTTGACCATCAAAATGTGGTGCGTGTAGTAGCCGCTAGTACATGTGCTCCTGCTACTCAGGATAGTTTGGGCACCATAATAATGGAATATGTAGGCAGCAGCACTCTGCACCACGCTATCTATGGGACTGACTGCAgggcagaaaaaaggaaggatgaTGGGCTTGGATGTGGCCATGTGTGTTTGAGCCTAACTCAGGCACTGGGCTATTCTTGTGACATTGCTGCAGGTCTAGTCTTTCTCCATTCACATTTAATtgtgcatttggatttaaaacCTGCTAATATATTCATCACAGaacaaaatgtttgcaaaattgGAGATTTTGGATGCTCCCAAAAACTACAGGATCTTGTATCATCAGGCCCACTACTTTCTCAACAAGGTGGGACATATACCCATCGTGCTCCTGAACTCCTTAAAGGTGAGAGAGTCACCCATAAGGCAGACATCTACTCTTTTGCTATTACACTCTGGCAAATGGTTACACAGCAAGAACCTTATTTGGGTGAGCGTCAGTATGTACTCTACTCTGTTGTCGCTTGTAACTTGCGCCCCTCTCTGACTGCAGCTGTGTTTAAAGGTTCAGCCACTGGACAACAGCTTGAAAGCATAATTGAAATTTGTTGGAAGTCTGACATAGCAGAACGTCCTACTGCAGACCTTCTCCTCCAGAATCTTCACTCTCTGTCTCTAACAGTATAA
- the PLAG1 gene encoding zinc finger protein PLAG1 isoform X2 translates to MATHSPEKTHKCNYCEKMFHRKDHLKNHLHTHNPNKEAFKCEECGKNYNTKLGFKRHLALHAATSGDLTCKVCLQTFESTGVLLEHLKTHAGKSSGGVKEKKHQCEHCDRRFYTRKDVRRHMVVHTGRKDFLCQYCAQRFGRKDHLTRHMKKSHNQELLKVKTEPMDLLDPFTCSVSVPIKDELLPAMSLSSSELTSKPFTNTLQLNLYNTQIQSMQSSASAHQMVATSLPLGMPCPIEMESVHSSHQLSLKYPLSSTSYTVSMTDKEQPLKGEIESYLMELQSGMPSSQDSQASSSKLGLDPQVGPLDDVSGDVSLSKSSVSINEPLSTPSLDFSQLFNFIPVNGPPFNPSVSVGNLGMSYTQEEAHSSMTQLPSQAQDPQDPGNGIGLGSLHSLSAAFTSSLNTTTTLPRFHQAFQ, encoded by the coding sequence ATGGCTACTCATTCTCCTGAGAAAACCCACAAGTGTAATTATTGTGAGAAAATGTTTCATCGGAAAGATCACCTAAAGAATCACCTACATACACATAATCCTAATAAAGAAGCCTTTAAGTGTGAAGAATGTGGAAAGAACTACAACACGAAGCTTGGGTTTAAGCGTCACCTGGCTTTGCATGCTGCAACAAGTGGTGACCTCACCTGTAAAGTATGTTTGCAGACATTTGAAAGTACAGGGGTGTTGCTGGAGCACCTAAAAACTCATGCAGGCAAATCATCAGGTGGAGTGAAGGAGAAAAAGCACCAGTGTGAACATTGTGATCGTCGGTTTTACACCCGAAAGGATGTCCGAAGACACATGGTAGTGCACACTGGCAGAAAGGACTTCCTCTGTCAGTATTGTGCACAGAGATTTGGTCGGAAGGATCACCTAACACGGCATATGAAGAAAAGTCACAACCAAGAACTTCTGAAAGTCAAAACAGAGCCAATGGACCTTCTAGACCCCTTTACTTGCAGTGTTTCTGTGCCTATAAAGGATGAGTTGCTTCCAGCAATGTCTTTATCTTCCAGTGAACTGACATCAAAGCCATTTACAAACACTTTGCAATTAAATCTCTACAACACTCAAATTCAGTCCATGCAGAGCTCAGCATCTGCACACCAAATGGTTGCCACATCATTACCTTTAGGTATGCCTTGTCCAATAGAAATGGAATCTGTCCACAGTTCTCACCAGCTATCTCTAAAATATCCACTCAGTTCTACCTCATATACAGTTTCTATGACTGATAAAGAACAGCCATTGAAAGGGGAAATTGAAAGTTACTTAATGGAATTGCAAAGTGGTATGCCTTCATCCCAAGATTCTCAAGCATCATCATCTAAATTAGGGTTGGATCCACAAGTAGGCCCACTAGATGATGTATCTGGAGATGTATCTCTTTCCAAAAGTTCTGTTTCCATTAATGAACCTCTAAGCACCCCATCACTGGACTTCTCCCAGTTATTCAATTTTATACCAGTAAATGGACCTCCATTTAATCCTTCTGTTTCTGTGGGAAATCTTGGAATGAGTTACACACAGGAGGAAGCACATTCATCTATGACTCAGCTTCCTTCACAGGCACAAGATCCACAAGACCCTGGTAATGGTATTGGTCTTGGTTCTTTGCATTCATTGTCAGCAGCTTTCACAAGTAGTCTAAACACAACCACAACTCTACCACGTTTTCATCAAGCTTTCCAATAG
- the PLAG1 gene encoding zinc finger protein PLAG1 isoform X1, giving the protein MATVIPGDLSEVRDTQKVPSGKRKRGESKPRKNFPCQLCDKAFNSVEKLKVHSYSHTGERPYKCTQQDCTKAFVSKYKLLRHMATHSPEKTHKCNYCEKMFHRKDHLKNHLHTHNPNKEAFKCEECGKNYNTKLGFKRHLALHAATSGDLTCKVCLQTFESTGVLLEHLKTHAGKSSGGVKEKKHQCEHCDRRFYTRKDVRRHMVVHTGRKDFLCQYCAQRFGRKDHLTRHMKKSHNQELLKVKTEPMDLLDPFTCSVSVPIKDELLPAMSLSSSELTSKPFTNTLQLNLYNTQIQSMQSSASAHQMVATSLPLGMPCPIEMESVHSSHQLSLKYPLSSTSYTVSMTDKEQPLKGEIESYLMELQSGMPSSQDSQASSSKLGLDPQVGPLDDVSGDVSLSKSSVSINEPLSTPSLDFSQLFNFIPVNGPPFNPSVSVGNLGMSYTQEEAHSSMTQLPSQAQDPQDPGNGIGLGSLHSLSAAFTSSLNTTTTLPRFHQAFQ; this is encoded by the exons ATGGCCACTGTCATTCCTGGTGATTTGTCAGAAGTAAGAGATACCCAGAAAGTCCCATCAGGGAAACGTAAGCGTGGTGAATCCAAACCAAGAAAAAACTTTCCTTGCCAACTGTGTGACAAGGCCTTTAACAGTGTTGAGAAATTAAAGGTTCACTCATACTCTCACACAGGAGAGAGGCCCTACAAGTGCACACAACAAGACTGCACCAAGGCCTTTGTTTCTAAATACAAATTACTAAG GCATATGGCTACTCATTCTCCTGAGAAAACCCACAAGTGTAATTATTGTGAGAAAATGTTTCATCGGAAAGATCACCTAAAGAATCACCTACATACACATAATCCTAATAAAGAAGCCTTTAAGTGTGAAGAATGTGGAAAGAACTACAACACGAAGCTTGGGTTTAAGCGTCACCTGGCTTTGCATGCTGCAACAAGTGGTGACCTCACCTGTAAAGTATGTTTGCAGACATTTGAAAGTACAGGGGTGTTGCTGGAGCACCTAAAAACTCATGCAGGCAAATCATCAGGTGGAGTGAAGGAGAAAAAGCACCAGTGTGAACATTGTGATCGTCGGTTTTACACCCGAAAGGATGTCCGAAGACACATGGTAGTGCACACTGGCAGAAAGGACTTCCTCTGTCAGTATTGTGCACAGAGATTTGGTCGGAAGGATCACCTAACACGGCATATGAAGAAAAGTCACAACCAAGAACTTCTGAAAGTCAAAACAGAGCCAATGGACCTTCTAGACCCCTTTACTTGCAGTGTTTCTGTGCCTATAAAGGATGAGTTGCTTCCAGCAATGTCTTTATCTTCCAGTGAACTGACATCAAAGCCATTTACAAACACTTTGCAATTAAATCTCTACAACACTCAAATTCAGTCCATGCAGAGCTCAGCATCTGCACACCAAATGGTTGCCACATCATTACCTTTAGGTATGCCTTGTCCAATAGAAATGGAATCTGTCCACAGTTCTCACCAGCTATCTCTAAAATATCCACTCAGTTCTACCTCATATACAGTTTCTATGACTGATAAAGAACAGCCATTGAAAGGGGAAATTGAAAGTTACTTAATGGAATTGCAAAGTGGTATGCCTTCATCCCAAGATTCTCAAGCATCATCATCTAAATTAGGGTTGGATCCACAAGTAGGCCCACTAGATGATGTATCTGGAGATGTATCTCTTTCCAAAAGTTCTGTTTCCATTAATGAACCTCTAAGCACCCCATCACTGGACTTCTCCCAGTTATTCAATTTTATACCAGTAAATGGACCTCCATTTAATCCTTCTGTTTCTGTGGGAAATCTTGGAATGAGTTACACACAGGAGGAAGCACATTCATCTATGACTCAGCTTCCTTCACAGGCACAAGATCCACAAGACCCTGGTAATGGTATTGGTCTTGGTTCTTTGCATTCATTGTCAGCAGCTTTCACAAGTAGTCTAAACACAACCACAACTCTACCACGTTTTCATCAAGCTTTCCAATAG